The Candidatus Hydrogenedens sp. nucleotide sequence AAATTCTTCAGCATCATAAGTGGTAAAACAAGTTTTAATTTGTGGTGCCTCGCTTCTAATTCTTTGAATAATCATTGGGTAAATTGATGCGAGGTAAACATTGTTAGTCATATTCCGCTTTAGGATAGGTTCAACAATGGGCTTTATGTTATCTACAAAAGGTTTAACTTCAAATAAAAATGTATGAGTTGGGAAGGCTTCAAGAACTTCGTCGAGTGTCGGGACTGTAATCCCCTTCCCACGATATGGATACGTCTGACCACCATCCGTCGTAAAATTAAACCCTGCATCCAACATTTTAATTTCTTTCAACGTCTTTTTACTGACCTGTCCCTGACCATTTGTTGTTCGTTCCACATCACTGTCATGCATAAGTACCGCAACGCCATCAGCTGTTAATTGTATATCCCCTTCAAGTAAGCAATTTTTCCATAGCGATGCCGTCTGTTGATAAGCAAACAATGTATTTTCGGGAAACAAAGCCTTTCCCCCACGATGTGCAGCTACTTTTGTTTGTATCCCTGAT carries:
- a CDS encoding glycerophosphodiester phosphodiesterase family protein — protein: MGGKYKWLCFVVISIVTCCNFVVSGATASDLEGKSGIQTKVAAHRGGKALFPENTLFAYQQTASLWKNCLLEGDIQLTADGVAVLMHDSDVERTTNGQGQVSKKTLKEIKMLDAGFNFTTDGGQTYPYRGKGITVPTLDEVLEAFPTHTFLFEVKPFVDNIKPIVEPILKRNMTNNVYLASIYPMIIQRIRSEAPQIKTCFTTYDAEEFLRVLRNNKWEEYKPPAMMLAINEKMEDYFKITNDDMKKMKEKGIQILVFTVNNPESIKKYLQSEVNWILSDHPDRVAQLEKELSGS